The following DNA comes from Anaerostipes rhamnosivorans.
CCTCATAAAAGAAGCAATTACAAGAGACTTCTAATGCTCCCGCTACATTATTGTAGCCGTGCTTTCCGTTAGGATAAATCCAGCAGTGTGCTTCGGGGCTGATCTTATCAAACACACCGGTACACTGGATCTGGCTTCCCGTTGTAATCGTACTTTCATTGAGCGCCGTGATGGCGGATAAAGGCTTAAACGTGGATCCTGGTGCCGTTCTATGATTCAGCACCTGATTGTACAGCGGGGTTGCTGTGGAGTTTGCCAGCTGTCGGTAGTAATCACTGTCGATTCCATTGGACAGTTTGTTGCTATCGTATCCCGGATAGCTGACCATAGCCTTTACCTTTCCCGTGTCAGGGTCGGTGATCACGATGGAACCAGAGCAGGGATCCAGCCCAAGCTGCGCCGGTGTGATCTCCCGGGCAGAAAGCTTTTGGCGGATAAAAGAGTACGCATCCAGTGAACCGTTTTTTAAACTCTGGTAGGTGGATGCATCTTTTTTCTTGCTCAGCCCTCCCTGCTCGTAGAGCAGAAGGCATACATCTTTTCCACTGAGCTCACCGGTACCAATCTTTTGCTCACACACGGTCAGATCAAATTCATCGTCCTTTTCAAGCTGATCTCCTATATAAGATACCAGTGCCTCAAAAATCTTATCTGTATCTGTATACTTGGAGGAAATGTCCAGCATAGAGATATCAATCCATTCTTTGTTGATGGCATATCTTAAAAATTCTCCCAGCCCAATCTTTTCATCTTTCCATTTCAGGTAGGTTTTGTCCTTCGTGTCAATGGAGCCGGTCAAAAGAACTTTTTTCTTGGAAAGCATCTTATATACATAAGTTGCATAATTTTGCTTTTCTTCACTCTCATCCTTATATGCTTTTTTGCTGTCTGTGAGATTATTCTCAATGGTCTTTATACTGTCTTTTTTTAGTCTCTGTATCTTTTTGTACATACTCTTTTCATAGGAAGTGGCATGTTCACCGTTTAAATCCGTGATGTCCACGATACTGTTACCGATCAGAGAATAATATACGTCCTTGATCGGGATCCTGATATCACTCCGGTCCCCTTTGGAATCGGACGTAGTAAGCTTGGAGAGCACAATACCGGTGATCCTTCTCTCCAGCAGATTATAGGCATATTCTTGCAAATCACTGTCTATGGATAAGACAACATTATTTCCTGTTCCGGCTTTCTCCGTCTTGGTTGTCTTTACGATCTTTCCTATATTGTTGACGATCATAGTCTGGCTTCCACTGCTGCCGTGCAGATAGGATTCCAACTCCTTTTCTATGCCAGATTTTCCTACAGCATCGTCCATAGCATAATAGTCTTTGTCGCTCTCCTTTTTCCCTTTGTTGTAATCCTCCAGCTCCTCCGTGTTAATCGTGCCGGTGTAGCCGATCACATGAGACATTGCCTCGCTTTTCTTATAGACACGGATGGATTTGGTGCTCACATCGATGCCGGTCAGTTCATTGGAGCGCTCCTCGATCTCAGCAATGCTCTTGCTGCTGACTTCCGTCGCAAAGGTCACCTTCATATACTGGGAATAACGGCTTAAGTACGCACTGTAACGCACCGACATGATCTTTAAGGCATCCTTGTCCGAATACTTCTCATCAATGTCAAACATTTTTCCGACACCGGGACTACCCATAGTTCCGTTCCTCAGATATTCAAAAACCTCCTCTGCGCTGGCATCCAGCTGCTGCTGGCGGAGCTTCAAACGTTCCTTGGAAAGCCCCTTTGTATCTGTCCCGATCCCAAAGGCTTCCCTCTTGAAGCGCTCCAGCTTAGAACCCTTCTCCGTAAAACGGAAGGTTCCGTTACCGGTGATCTCTATAGGAATATCGCTCTTAAAAGAGTCCTTGTTCTTTTCCAGGATCTTGATCACTTCGTAGATGACTTTATTCTTCTCATAGCTCTCTGAAGTATTATTTTTCTGGGCCAGGGTTTTGAACTTGCTGTCATTCTGGAAATTGACAGTATAGACCATCTTATTGTAGGCCAGGAGCTTTCCGTTGCAGTCATAGATATTGCCCCTGGTCCCGGAAGTCTTGACCGTTTTTTCCACCTTGTAAGTGAAATCTTCCTTATGTGACTGCCCCTGCACGATCTGAATGACAAACAGACGGTAGACCAACACAAGAAACAGCACGGCAAACAAAACCGACATAGCCAGAAGCCTGTTTGCCAATAATTTTTCTACTTGGTTTTGTATCTTTCTTAACACTAGAACATGCTCCTTTTTTCTGAATCACTGATGCGTACGTCGATGAACAGAAGGAATTTATACAGCGGCAGCGCGATGAGCCCCGTATAGACTGCTTCTGGTATCATGATATCTTTTAAGTAACTGAAAAATGCGAATCTTCCTCTCAGTGCAAAGAAAAAGAAAAAGATCACAAAGCTGTAAGCCAGGGTATTGATGACTAAAAGCCCGAATGGCAGAAGGACGTCATCCTCATAAAAGAGAGAATTAAAACATCCGTTGATATAGCCGATGAGCAGATAAAGAAGGGCATATTGCCCGAGAACGTCACCGAAAAATATGTCAATCAAAAGACCGCAGGAAAATCCAATGCCGATGCCTGCCTTTTTCCCTCTGATCAGCCCCAGGGTAACCGTGAGGATCAGGAGAATGTTCGGCATAACATCAGCCAGCTTTAAAAATTGAAATACTGACGTCTGCAGCAAAAAACAAAAGATCACAGATAGAATATAAAATATTGTTCTTTTCAGATTCATCCTTCCACCGCCCTATTCTTTTGTATCTTCATCCAGATTGACATTTTCTTTTAGGTCCGTGATCACCAGGACTTCTTTCAAATGCTTGAAATCCACGATCGGCGTCACTCTCGCAGTCTTTGTAAGCTTTGTGGAATCCAGCTTGATATCGGACACTTTTCCAATGGAAAGCCCCTCCACGAATTTGGAACTTAAATAGGATGTGACAAGTTCATCGCCTTCTTTTACTTTGGCATTTTTATCGATGTAAACCACATCCAGATATCCATCGGACATGGTGCTTAAGCTTCCTTTGACAATGCAGGAATCCTTTGTCTTCATAAACATGGCACTGACCATGCTCGTGTCGTTGATAATGGTTCGGACCTTTGCGTAATGGTCAGAGACATCGTATACAATGCCCACCAGCCCGTTGTCAGCAATAACATTCATATTCTTTTTAATGCCGTCCTTGCTTCCTTTATCGATGGCAAAGATCTCAAACCAGTTGCCGGATCCCTTGCTGATGACCCTGGCCCCCACAGTATTGTACTTTTTATACTTTGCCTTCAGCTTCAGGAGATCCTGCAGCCGGTTTAACTCCACCTGGTCCTGGGAGAGAATCCGGTTCTGCATCTTCAATGAATCAATCTTCTCCTGAAGGACTTTATTCTCATCTTTCAGCTGTTTCTTTGTCTTTATATTTTCATTCCAGGAAAAAATGCTGTTCCCAACGGAATTAATCCCTTTCTGCATAGGACTTAAGACCCCTGTGGCCACCGCCTTGACAGGAGACAGCACACCTCCTGCAAAAACACTGATTCCGATCAACAAAAAGCATATTCCTACAAAAATAAACAGGTAATGCCTTGAACGCATATTTTTCTTCTGAAATTTCATTCCACTTTCCTCACTAGTATTTGTTGTCTTTGTTCATAATCGCCTTCAAGCCTCGTATGACGCTTTCCTCCGGCTGTTCCGCAGAATGGACGCGGATCCCGATGGCTTCCTCCATCCACTCCGGTATCTTTGAAAAAGAAGAATTTCCTCCAGAGAGATAGATTCCCTCCACCATGATATCAGACGCCAGTTCCGGCGGGATCACTTCCAGCATAGCCTTGGCCTCTATAATAATATCATTGACATAGTTCCTTACCTTCTCTTGTGCTATATCCCCTGGGACCTGGATTTTTTTAGGAAGACCGCTGACCAGATCACGGCCTTTCACGTAGGCATCCTTGTCTTCCGCTTCCATTCTGGAATAAAGAAGCTTCAGACGCTCTGCGCTCTTCATACCGATCTCAATGTTGTGGTTCCTCTTTAACTTAGAGATCAACCATTGGTCAATCTGGCTGCCTCCCTGCTTGATCAGGCGGCTCCTTACGATGCCTCCAAGAGATACCACAGAGATCTCTGTAGTATCTGCCCCCATGTTGATCACCATGTTGCCGCAGGGAGCTCCCACATCAATGCCCAGCCCCACGGCATCCGCCATAGGTTTCGGCCAGAGCTTTACTTCTCTCACCGAGCGGAAAGACTCCAGCATAAGATCATAAAATGCCCGGCGCTCCACTCCTGTGATGTCTGACGGCACCGCCATATAAAATTCATATTTTTTTAGCTTTCTCAGATAGCGTCTGAGAATCTCAGCGAGAAGCCTTCGCATATTCGTATAATCACCGATGACTCCGTGAACCATCGGTGTGATAATCTGAATCTGGTGCGGCTCTTTCTCATACATAGAAAACGCTTCGTTTCCCACTGCTGCCGTTTCCGAATCCTCGGTCAGGGCAATGACATTCTTGAGCCTTAAGATCTGGTCCTTCTCTCTCGAATAAATCCTCAGATTCTTTGAGCCAAGCTCGATTCCAATCAGTCCCTTTTTCATAAACACTCCATTCCATACCGCCTGTAAGGCTATAGTAATTGTTCTTCTTTAAAACTTATATAAGAACGGTCTCCTATAATGATATGGTCGGACAGATAAATGCCAAGCAGTTCGCCTGCCTCCTTCATCCGTTTTGTGACAGAGACATCCTGCCTGCTGGGGGTTGGATCCCCGGAAGGGTGATTGTGCAGTAAAATCAAATATACCGCTTCATACTTCAAAGCTTCCAGAAAAACTTCCCTGGGCGACGCCACTGTCTGGTTGACCGTACCAACGGATACCTTCAGTTCTTTGATGACTTTATTCTTCCCATTAAAAAGAATTAAAATCATTTCTTCCCTGTTCAAGTGACGCATTTTCTCCATATAATAATCCGCGATGGACTTTGGAGTATGAAAACTAATCTTCTTATGTACTTTCTGTGAGGACAGACGCCTGGAGAGCTCTGCGATACAGAGAACCTGTATGGCTTTGACCTTTCCGATGCCTCTGATCCGCATCAGTTCGTTCATGGACACATGGCAGATGCCGAGCAGTCCTTCGTAATACGGGTGCAACTCCAAAATCTCCACTGCCAGGACTGTAGCCCGTTTGTCCTTTGCACCGCTTCTTAGGACAGCCGCTAAAAGCTCTGCATCCGTCAATGCTTCTGGTCCCAGGCGCTCACACTTTTCGTAGGGGCGTTCAGACTCAGGAAGCTCTTTTATTGTATAATGTCTCTTTTCCATAGATTCCTTTCCTCAAAGGAATACGCAAAAAAACATTTCTCATTAATAAATCTTACCATAAGATCTTTTTCTTGTATACCCAGGAACTATGACGGTTTCCTTAAGTTTTTCTTATCGCTTTGACATAAAAAACCGGCATACGACATTACAGCCTGATCAATCCTTTTTCTACCATTCTCTGCAGGGACATGGTTATCCCGTATTTGGCGTGTGGATAGGTGAGACCTCCCTGAAAGTAAGCGGCATACGGCGGCTTCATAGGGCCATCGGCGCTGAGTTCAATGGAAGATCCTGACACAAACGCCCCTGCTGCCATAATGACCTGACTGTCATAGCCAGGCATGTCCCACGGCTCTGGGGTCACATAACTGTCCACCGGGGAAGCTGCCTGAATTCCCTCACAGAAAGCGATCAGCTTTTGGGGATCGTTAAATTCCACTGCCTGAATGATATCGTGGCGGCTCTCGGTCCCGTTTGGAACTACATGAAAGCCCAGGCTCTCGTACAGGTTTGCCGCAAATACGGCTCCTTTTAACGCGCTGTTGACCACAGTCGGTGCCAGAAAAAGTCCCTGCAAAAACTGGCGGTTCACTCCGAGAGATGCCCCCACTTCCTTTCCAAGCCCCGGTGTGGTGAGCCGGTAGGCGCACTGTTCGATCAGTTCCTTTTTACCGCAGATATAACCGCCGATGGGTGCAAGCCCCCCTCCCGGGTTTTTGATCAGCGATCCCACAACTAAGTCTGCTCCTGCCTCACTCGGTTCTGTCTCTTCCACAAACTCCCCGTAGCAGTTGTCCACCATGACAATCACAGATGGATTAATACCCTTTACATAAGATATCAGTTCCCTAATCCTCTCCACAGACAGGGTGGGACGTGTGGCATAGCCTTTGGATCTCTGGATTGTGACCAGCTTTGTCCTGTCATTCATGGCCGCTTTGATGGCGTCATAGTCAAAGGAGCCGTCCTCCTTTAAATCTGCCTGGGCGTAGGTGATACCATATTCAGCCAGAGACCCTTTGGACGGACGGATACCGATCACTTCCTCCAGTGTGTCGTAAGGTTTTCCTACCGGTGACATCACTTCGTCCCCGGGCCGCAGGTTGGCACTCAAAGCAAGCCCCAGAGCATGGGTACCACAGGTGATCTGCGGACGCACCAGCGCATCCTCGGTCTGGAAAATATCTGCATAGACGCCCTCGATGGCCTCTCTCCCGATATCGTCATATCCGTAGCCCGTTGTCTCTCCCAAATGTGCTTCCGAAATACGGTTTTTCTTCATTGCCTTCAAAACTTTCAGCTGGTTAAACTCCGCAACGGCATCAAACTTGGCAAACCTTCCAGCCAACGATGCCTCAATTTTTTTTGCGTAATCGTAAACCTCTTCTGATACACCAAGCTGCCTATAATACTCTTTTAACTGCTCCATCATAAATGCCTTTCTCTTTTATCTTTTCCAGCATAAAAGCCAGAATCTCGTCTTCTCCCCGGAAATCCTGCCGGTTGATCATCGTCACCTCTTTTTCCCGCCGAAACCACGTAAGCTGACGCTTTGCAAAATGCCTTGTATCTTTTTTTATACGCTCTGTAGTCTCTTCTAAGCTCTGCCTTCCTTCCAGATAATCAAACACTTCTTTATAACCGATCCCCTGCATGGACACCATATCTTTCGTATAGCCCTCTTTGGCCAGCCGTTCTACTTCTTTTATCAATCCTGCCTTTATCATCTTGTCCACTCTCTGATTGATTCTGTCGTATAAAACCTCTCTGTCATGGGAAAGGACAAAATAGACAAACTGATAGCAGGATTCCTTTTTTCTCTCTTCTTCATTGTGCAGAGAAATCTTGCTCCCTGTCTTTTTATAAAACTCCAGCGCCCGGATCACTCTCTTTGTATTATTTTCATGAATTGCATACGCAGATTCCGGGTCCACTAAAGAGAGCATCTTATGCAAATAGGCATTTCCTTTTTCCTCCGCCAGCTGTCGGAGTTCTTCCCGGTACTCTTGGTCTGAATCTTCCTTGGAGAAATCAATGTCATATAAAAGGGCCTGGATATAAAATCCGGTTCCTCCCACAACGATAGGAATCTTTCCTTTTTCATAAATCTCTTTTAACGCCTGCTTTGCCATCTGCTGAAACCGCACCACATGAAATTCCTCCGCCGGATCCAGCTCATCCACGAGAAAATGACGGACACCTCCCATCTCCTCGGGCATGATCTTAGCAGTGCCGATGTCCATTTTTTTATAAACCTGCATGGAGTCGGCGGAGATGATCTCCCCTCCCACTTTTTTCGCAAGCTTTATAGACAGCTCTGTCTTCCCTGCTGCCGTAGGTCCTGTCAGTATGATTAACGGCTTCATAACTCATCAAATCCTTTCGGCAGCAGTTCTCCCAGTGAAAAACTCTGAAAGCGCTCCTGATCCTGACAGATCACCCGCATCTCTTTGGAAAATTCGTTCATCACCTGCAGGCAGATCCCGCAGGGATAGACACAGCCCTTTCCCTCTGCCGCAATGGCAATGGCCTCAAACTCTCTCTTTCCATCAGCCACAGCAGTGCTGATGGCATTGCGTTCTGCACAGATGGCCGCGCCGTAAGAGGCATTCTCCACATTACAGCCGGTATAGATACTCCCGTCCGCACACAAAAGAGCCGCCCCCACAAAAAAACCCGAATACGGAGCATACGCCCGCTTCCTGGCCTCTTTCGCCAAACCCAACAATTCTCTATCGTTCATAAAACCACCCATTTCCTAATCTGGCATAAATATAAATCAAATGTTACAAAACTCTTTTGAATTTCTTTTCTATCTCATATTTGCTCATCTTGATCATCGTAGGCCGTCCATGGGGACAGGTATACGGATTTTCACATTCCATCAAAAGGTCCAAAAGATTTTTCACCTCAGGAAGTGACATTCTCTGATTTCCTTTCGCTGACATCTTGCAGGCCATGGATGCGATCTTATCCGTGATCATCTCCGGATCCTTTTTTATCCCGTCTGCAGTGAGGGAATCCAAAAGCTCCATAAACAGCTCCTTCTCTTTTAATCCGTATAAGTTTGCCGGCACCTGACGGATGCAGAATTCATTGCCTCCAAATGCCTCTATGGTAAACCCAAGCTGTTCAAAAACCTCTTTTGTCTCCGAGAGCACCTTTGCCTCAGCCATAGAAAGTGTCACCACGTAAGGCGGCTCCACTCCCTGACTGTAAACCTTTTTCTCCCTAAAGGACTTCATGAGCTTTTCATAATTCACCTTTTCGTGAGCAGCGTGCTGGTCCATGATGAACAGCTGGTCCTCATATTCGATCAGCCAGTAAGTCTTAAACAGCTGGCCGATGACTTTCCGGTCCGGCCTTGCCTCCTCATCCAGCAGAGAGGTCTCATTGAGAGTGATCTGCTTTATCTCCTCTGTCTTTGCCTGTTCATTGTAGTTGACACCTGCCGAAACACTCTTTTGTACCTGCACAGCCGGATTCTGCGCTTTTTGAAAGTCCCTGCCGGCCGCCCATGGTTCTGGTACGGCTTCCTTTTCCGGCTCATCGGGACTTTTCCCGTTTCTTCTGACCTGCTCAAACGGCTCCGGCATTTTCCCCGGCAGCACTTTCTTTTCTTTTTTCTCAGGTTTTCCAATCTCCGCTTTGGGAATGATCTCCTTGTGGGTCAGAACCTCCTTGATGCCTGACTCTATGAGCTCATACAGCTCCCTTTCGTTGCGGAAACGGATTTCCATTTTGGTCGGATGCACATTGACATCTAAAAGTTCAGGCTCTACCTGGATGTTCAGGCATACAAACGGATATTTATGTGCCATGGTAAAAGTCTTATACCCATCCTCGACGGCCTTATATATGATCTTGCTCTTAATATACCTGCCATTGATAAAGTAACTCTCATAGTTGCGGTTTCCGCGGGAAATAAACGGTTTTCCGATATAGCCGTCCACTTTGGCCGTCTGGCTCTCTACTGAGATAGGCAGGAGGGCTCCCGCCACCTCTCTTCCGTACAGATGGTAAATGATATCTTTGACGTTTCCATTTCCAGAGGTATACATCTTATTCTTACTGTTATGGATAAATTTAAACGCAACATCAGGATGGCTCAATGCCATGTGCACCATAATCTGCTCCACATAACCCGCCTCTGTCACTGGACTTTTCAAGAATTTCCGTCTAGCTGGGGTGTTGTAAAATAGATTCCTTACAAGAAAGGTTGTGCCGTCTGGTGCGCCGATCTCTTCAAAGCCCTGCTCTTCCCCGCCGAAGATCTTGTAGGAGACCCCTGAAAAAGCCCCAGCGGTCTTAGTGATGACTTCCACCTGCCCCACCGCGCTGATGCTTGAGAGAGCCTCTCCCCGAAACCCCAGTGACGAGACACAGACCAAGTCTTCCACCGTGCGGATCTTGCTCGTGGCATGGCGCAGAAAGGCAGTCTTTACCTCTTCCTTTGGGATGCCGCATCCGTTGTCCGTCACCCGCATAAGCGTCATGCCGCCGTCCTTGATCTCCACCGTGACTGCCGTGGCCTTGGCATCTATGGCGTTCTCCACCAACTCTTTTACTACGGAAGCCGGACGCTCGATCACTTCTCCGGCTGCAATGTTATCAATTGTCTTCTGGTCCAATAACTGAATTTCTGCCATAACTATTCCTCTTCCCTAAGTTTGTTCTGCAGAATATACAAATAGTTCAACGCTTCCAGCGGGGTCATTCCTGACAGATCCTTTTCTCTGATCTCCGCCATAAACGGGTGCTCCATGGTCGGCTCGCTGTCATTGGCAAACAAAGACAGCTGCTGCGGCTCATCGGACACCTGTATCTTCTGTGCCTTGGAGACAATGTCACTGTCACTTAATTCAGCCACAATCTCTTTGGCCCTCTGGATGACCATATCCGGAACTCCTGCAAGCTTGGCCACCTGGATTCCATAGCTCTTGTCAGCCCCGCCTTTTACAATCTTTCTCAAAAACACGATGTTGTCACCCTGTTCTTTAACCGCAATGCAGTAATTGTTTACACTGGTGATCTTTCCTTCCAGCTCTGTCAGTTCGTGATAGTGAGTGGCAAACAGCGTCTTGGCTCCCAATAGTTTAGAATTGCTGATATACTCCACAACGGCCCATGCAATGCTCAGTCCGTCATAGGTACTGGTCCCCCGTCCGATCTCGTCCAGAATCAGCAGACTGTCCTTTGTGGCATTCCTTAAAATATTAGCCACCTCACTCATCTCCACCATAAAGGTGCTCTGTCCGCTGGCCAGATCATCGGATGCCCCCACCCTTGTAAAGATCCTGTCTACAATACCGATGTTGGCTTTCATGGCCGGCACAAAGGAGCCGATCTGCGCCATCAGTACGATCAGGGCAGACTGCCTCATATATGTTGATTTTCCAGCCATATTCGGACCGGTGATGATGGATACCCGGTGCCGTTTGCTGTCCAGATAAGTATCGTTGGCAATGAACATGTCATTGGACATCATCTGTTCTACCACTGGGTGGCGGCCCTCCTTGATGTCAATTAGACCTTTTGTGTTCAGCTTTGGCCGTACATAACCGTTTCTCTCCGCAACATAAGCCAAGGAGCAGAGCACATCCAGATAGGCGATCACTCCCGCACTTTTCTTGATTCTCTCCATCTCTCCGGCCAGCGTTTCCCGAATCGACACAAAGGTCTCATATTCCAGAGCGCAGAGTTTGTCCTCCGCTCCAAGGATCGTATCCGCCAGCTTGTTTAATTCCTCTGTCGTGTATCTCTCGGAATTGGCAAGGGTTTGTTTCCGTATGTAATGCTCCGGCACTTTGTCCTTATAAGAATTGGTCACATCCAGATAATATCCGAACACCTTGTTAAACTTCACCTTCAGGTTCTTAATGCCGGTGGCCTGCCTCTCCCTCTCTTCCAACTCCATGAGCCACTGCTTTCCGTCGGTCTTGGCACTTTTAAGCTGGTCGATCTGTTCTGAGAAGCCGTCTTTGATGATGCCCCCTTCTTTAATGGAAATGGGAGGCTCCTCGATCACTGCATCCTCCAGAAGCCCTGCCACATCCTCCAGTACGTCCAATTCCTCCCGAAGCCCGGTCAACAGGCCGTCACTGCATTCTTCCAGAATGGTCTTGATGGGCGGCAGCCACTGGAGCGATACCTTCAATGCAATCATATCTCTTGGATTCACCGTCTGGTAACTGACCTTCGTCATAAGCCGTTCCAGGTCATAGACCGGATTTAAATACTCCCGGATCTCCTCCCGGACAATGGCCTGCTTTGTCAGCGTGGTCAGTGCCTCATACCGCTCCTCAATCTTATCACGGTCGATCAATGGCTGCTCGATCATACTTCTTAAAAGCCTGGCTCCCATAGCCGTCTTGGTCTTATCCAATACCCCCAGAAGAGAACCCTTTTTTCTTTTATCTCTGAGGGTCTCGCACAGCTCCAGATTTCTCCGGCTGGAACTGTCAATGATCATAAATTCGCTTGTCTCATACGGTGATATTGACATAAGATGATTCAACGCATTTTTCTGCGTTTCATGGAGATAGAGCAGCATGGCACCGGTGGCGATGATGCCCATAGGATGGTCCGATAAGCCCAGACCGCTGAGATTCCCCACATGGAACTGGGACTTGATGGCGGCTGTTCCCTGCTCCTCATCAAAATAATAGTGGTCAATACTGGAGACGGATACCCCGAGTTTATCTTTGATCAGGCCAATATCCGCACCGCTGATCATAAAAGCGTCGTTGCAGATGATCTCTGCCGGTGCAAATTTAAAGATCTCATCCACTACCTTTTGCAGCTCATCCATGGAGGTGGTCCGGAAATCTCCGGTTGTGACATCCACCACAGACAACCCAAAATTATCGTCGCTGCAGAAGACACACATAAGATAATTGTTTTTTTCGTCATCTAAGCTCTGCTGGGAAATATTTGTTCCCGGCGTCACAATCCTGATAACTTCTCTTTTTACGATCCCCTTGGTCTGCTTCGGATCCTCCACCTGCTCACAGATGGCAACCTTATATCCCTTTTCCACCAGTTTATTCAAATAGGAATCCACCGCGTGAAACGGGATGCCGCACATTGGAGCGCGCTCTTCCATTCCGCAGTTTTTCCCTGTCAGTGTAATTTCTAATTCCCTGGAAGCCGTCGTGGCATCTTCAAAGAACATTTCATAAAAATCTCCCAGCCTGTAAAACAGGATGCAATCCTGATTCTGTTCTTTGATCGCCATATACTGTTCCATCATTGGAGTTAATTTAGCCATTTACCTGTTCTCCCATATAATAAAAACCTTTTTCTTCCGTAATTTTCACGTGGACGATCTGCCCGATCAGGCTTTCGTCCCCCTTAAAATGTACTAATATATTGTTGGAAAGGCGTCCTGTGACCATGCCGTCCTCGTGTGTATTCTTTTCCTCCACCAACACCTCTTCTACTTTTCCGATTCCTTCCTTCCGGTTGTCCTTAGAGCTCTCCTTGATCACCTCAAGCAGACGCTGGAATCGCCTTTTCACTACGTCTGGCTCCACTTGATCTTCCATGGCGGCCGCCGGTGTCCCTGTTCTTTTTGAATAGACAAAGGTATAGGCGCTGTCGAACTTGACCTTTCTGACCACATCCAGGGTTTCCTCAAAGTCTTCCTCTGTCTCCCCTGGAAATCCCACGATAATGTCCGTGGTCATGGCAATGCCCGGTATCTTCTCCTTGATCCTTTCTGTCAGAGCCAGATAGCTCTCCTTGGTATAATGTCGGTTCATCAGCTTTAAGATCCGGCTGCTCCCTGACTGGACCGGCAGA
Coding sequences within:
- a CDS encoding penicillin-binding transpeptidase domain-containing protein, whose amino-acid sequence is MLRKIQNQVEKLLANRLLAMSVLFAVLFLVLVYRLFVIQIVQGQSHKEDFTYKVEKTVKTSGTRGNIYDCNGKLLAYNKMVYTVNFQNDSKFKTLAQKNNTSESYEKNKVIYEVIKILEKNKDSFKSDIPIEITGNGTFRFTEKGSKLERFKREAFGIGTDTKGLSKERLKLRQQQLDASAEEVFEYLRNGTMGSPGVGKMFDIDEKYSDKDALKIMSVRYSAYLSRYSQYMKVTFATEVSSKSIAEIEERSNELTGIDVSTKSIRVYKKSEAMSHVIGYTGTINTEELEDYNKGKKESDKDYYAMDDAVGKSGIEKELESYLHGSSGSQTMIVNNIGKIVKTTKTEKAGTGNNVVLSIDSDLQEYAYNLLERRITGIVLSKLTTSDSKGDRSDIRIPIKDVYYSLIGNSIVDITDLNGEHATSYEKSMYKKIQRLKKDSIKTIENNLTDSKKAYKDESEEKQNYATYVYKMLSKKKVLLTGSIDTKDKTYLKWKDEKIGLGEFLRYAINKEWIDISMLDISSKYTDTDKIFEALVSYIGDQLEKDDEFDLTVCEQKIGTGELSGKDVCLLLYEQGGLSKKKDASTYQSLKNGSLDAYSFIRQKLSAREITPAQLGLDPCSGSIVITDPDTGKVKAMVSYPGYDSNKLSNGIDSDYYRQLANSTATPLYNQVLNHRTAPGSTFKPLSAITALNESTITTGSQIQCTGVFDKISPEAHCWIYPNGKHGYNNVAGALEVSCNCFFYEVGYDLGMTGGSYSSKKGLEALKKYATKIGLNKKSGIELSEMAPHISDETSVRSAIGQGTNSFTPSQISNYVTTLSNKGTVYDLSILDKVTTSGGKTVKKYGVKKKSKLTLNDDSYWDAVWSGMRRVVSGKKGAVTSIFKGLNVKVAGKTGTAQEDKKRPNHALFISFGPYEDPEITVTAVIPYGYTSSNAAAAAKDVYKYYFANDKEKAKLKKDKKVISAAGSVSD
- the mreD gene encoding rod shape-determining protein MreD, with the translated sequence MNLKRTIFYILSVIFCFLLQTSVFQFLKLADVMPNILLILTVTLGLIRGKKAGIGIGFSCGLLIDIFFGDVLGQYALLYLLIGYINGCFNSLFYEDDVLLPFGLLVINTLAYSFVIFFFFFALRGRFAFFSYLKDIMIPEAVYTGLIALPLYKFLLFIDVRISDSEKRSMF
- the mreC gene encoding rod shape-determining protein MreC — its product is MKFQKKNMRSRHYLFIFVGICFLLIGISVFAGGVLSPVKAVATGVLSPMQKGINSVGNSIFSWNENIKTKKQLKDENKVLQEKIDSLKMQNRILSQDQVELNRLQDLLKLKAKYKKYNTVGARVISKGSGNWFEIFAIDKGSKDGIKKNMNVIADNGLVGIVYDVSDHYAKVRTIINDTSMVSAMFMKTKDSCIVKGSLSTMSDGYLDVVYIDKNAKVKEGDELVTSYLSSKFVEGLSIGKVSDIKLDSTKLTKTARVTPIVDFKHLKEVLVITDLKENVNLDEDTKE
- a CDS encoding rod shape-determining protein, whose amino-acid sequence is MKKGLIGIELGSKNLRIYSREKDQILRLKNVIALTEDSETAAVGNEAFSMYEKEPHQIQIITPMVHGVIGDYTNMRRLLAEILRRYLRKLKKYEFYMAVPSDITGVERRAFYDLMLESFRSVREVKLWPKPMADAVGLGIDVGAPCGNMVINMGADTTEISVVSLGGIVRSRLIKQGGSQIDQWLISKLKRNHNIEIGMKSAERLKLLYSRMEAEDKDAYVKGRDLVSGLPKKIQVPGDIAQEKVRNYVNDIIIEAKAMLEVIPPELASDIMVEGIYLSGGNSSFSKIPEWMEEAIGIRVHSAEQPEESVIRGLKAIMNKDNKY
- the radC gene encoding RadC family protein; its protein translation is MEKRHYTIKELPESERPYEKCERLGPEALTDAELLAAVLRSGAKDKRATVLAVEILELHPYYEGLLGICHVSMNELMRIRGIGKVKAIQVLCIAELSRRLSSQKVHKKISFHTPKSIADYYMEKMRHLNREEMILILFNGKNKVIKELKVSVGTVNQTVASPREVFLEALKYEAVYLILLHNHPSGDPTPSRQDVSVTKRMKEAGELLGIYLSDHIIIGDRSYISFKEEQLL
- a CDS encoding methionine gamma-lyase family protein; the protein is MEQLKEYYRQLGVSEEVYDYAKKIEASLAGRFAKFDAVAEFNQLKVLKAMKKNRISEAHLGETTGYGYDDIGREAIEGVYADIFQTEDALVRPQITCGTHALGLALSANLRPGDEVMSPVGKPYDTLEEVIGIRPSKGSLAEYGITYAQADLKEDGSFDYDAIKAAMNDRTKLVTIQRSKGYATRPTLSVERIRELISYVKGINPSVIVMVDNCYGEFVEETEPSEAGADLVVGSLIKNPGGGLAPIGGYICGKKELIEQCAYRLTTPGLGKEVGASLGVNRQFLQGLFLAPTVVNSALKGAVFAANLYESLGFHVVPNGTESRHDIIQAVEFNDPQKLIAFCEGIQAASPVDSYVTPEPWDMPGYDSQVIMAAGAFVSGSSIELSADGPMKPPYAAYFQGGLTYPHAKYGITMSLQRMVEKGLIRL